A single genomic interval of Struthio camelus isolate bStrCam1 chromosome 9, bStrCam1.hap1, whole genome shotgun sequence harbors:
- the LOC104143556 gene encoding G-protein coupled receptor 35 isoform X1, producing the protein MGSAKVLPLEMTNSREQNFIQHLHTMTTNASSDCNVTSSELYHHIRLLEFTLYILIFFFGAIFNALALWVFFYKIKKWTETRVYVINLVFADCSVICTLPFMAYLLWNKSVRDELCQFTEAMYIINMVVSIYIISFISLDRYIAIKHPLKSKAFRSPSKAALLCGLVWVSVIISVTLQLQQRQATFCFQRDTTTPTLLTLLSLFFVFTLPLATLTFCSIEVIRNLKRRLNTNSLEEKLIHKAVYIIYTNMTVFLICFLPAYLGLLTRFIMESIGVTCSLIQVMRNLSSVTRCVATSNCCLDSICYYFVTKEFQEALPLSKPSTDKNGSNAHLSDTQLLKIDKKEQTSTLQCQEKI; encoded by the coding sequence GGAACAGAACTTCATACAACATCTGCACACCATGACAACAAACGCATCTAGCGACTGCAACGTCACAAGTTCGGAACTCTACCACCACATTCGTCTCCTTGAATTCACTCTTTAtatcctcattttcttctttggagCAATATTTAATGCCCTTGCCCTGTGGGTGTTCTTCTACAAAATAAAGAAGTGGACAGAAACCAGGGTGTATGTCATCAATTTAGTTTTTGCAGATTGCTCCGTCATCTGCACCTTGCCATTCATGGCTTATTTACTCTGGAATAAGTCAGTCCGAGATGAACTCTGCCAGTTCACAGAGGCAATGTATATTATCAACATGGTAGTGAGCATCTACATCATTTCATTTATCTCTCTCGATCGATACATTGCCATAAAGCACCCCCTGAAATCTAAGGCCTTCAGGTCTCCGTCAAAGGCTGCACTCCTCTGTGGACTTGTTTGGGTCTCTGTGATAATCAGCGTGACCCTACAACTTCAGCAGAGACAGGCCACTTTCTGCTTTCAAAGGGATACGACCACACCAACTCTTTTAACtctgctttcacttttctttgtttttactctTCCATTAGCAACTTTGACCTTTTGTTCCATTGAAGTCATCAGGAACCTGAAGAGACGACTGAACACAAATTCACTGGAGGAGAAATTAATCCACAAAGCTGTTTACATTATTTATACAAATAtgactgtatttttaatatgttttctcCCAGCCTACCTTGGGCTACTTACCAGGTTCATAATGGAGAGTATTGGAGTAACCTGTTCCCTGATTCAGGTCATGAGGAACTTGTCTTCTGTGACGAGGTGCGTGGCCACATCTAACTGCTGCCTGGATAGCATTTGCTATTATTTTGTGACCAAGGAATTCCAAGAGGCCCTTCCTCTATCCAAACCCAGCACTGACAAAAACGGATCAAATGCGCACCTCTCAGATACACAGTTGCTAAAGATAGATAAGAAGGAACAGACATCCACTTTGCAATGTCAAGAGAAGATATAG
- the LOC104143556 gene encoding G-protein coupled receptor 35 isoform X2, with amino-acid sequence MTTNASSDCNVTSSELYHHIRLLEFTLYILIFFFGAIFNALALWVFFYKIKKWTETRVYVINLVFADCSVICTLPFMAYLLWNKSVRDELCQFTEAMYIINMVVSIYIISFISLDRYIAIKHPLKSKAFRSPSKAALLCGLVWVSVIISVTLQLQQRQATFCFQRDTTTPTLLTLLSLFFVFTLPLATLTFCSIEVIRNLKRRLNTNSLEEKLIHKAVYIIYTNMTVFLICFLPAYLGLLTRFIMESIGVTCSLIQVMRNLSSVTRCVATSNCCLDSICYYFVTKEFQEALPLSKPSTDKNGSNAHLSDTQLLKIDKKEQTSTLQCQEKI; translated from the coding sequence ATGACAACAAACGCATCTAGCGACTGCAACGTCACAAGTTCGGAACTCTACCACCACATTCGTCTCCTTGAATTCACTCTTTAtatcctcattttcttctttggagCAATATTTAATGCCCTTGCCCTGTGGGTGTTCTTCTACAAAATAAAGAAGTGGACAGAAACCAGGGTGTATGTCATCAATTTAGTTTTTGCAGATTGCTCCGTCATCTGCACCTTGCCATTCATGGCTTATTTACTCTGGAATAAGTCAGTCCGAGATGAACTCTGCCAGTTCACAGAGGCAATGTATATTATCAACATGGTAGTGAGCATCTACATCATTTCATTTATCTCTCTCGATCGATACATTGCCATAAAGCACCCCCTGAAATCTAAGGCCTTCAGGTCTCCGTCAAAGGCTGCACTCCTCTGTGGACTTGTTTGGGTCTCTGTGATAATCAGCGTGACCCTACAACTTCAGCAGAGACAGGCCACTTTCTGCTTTCAAAGGGATACGACCACACCAACTCTTTTAACtctgctttcacttttctttgtttttactctTCCATTAGCAACTTTGACCTTTTGTTCCATTGAAGTCATCAGGAACCTGAAGAGACGACTGAACACAAATTCACTGGAGGAGAAATTAATCCACAAAGCTGTTTACATTATTTATACAAATAtgactgtatttttaatatgttttctcCCAGCCTACCTTGGGCTACTTACCAGGTTCATAATGGAGAGTATTGGAGTAACCTGTTCCCTGATTCAGGTCATGAGGAACTTGTCTTCTGTGACGAGGTGCGTGGCCACATCTAACTGCTGCCTGGATAGCATTTGCTATTATTTTGTGACCAAGGAATTCCAAGAGGCCCTTCCTCTATCCAAACCCAGCACTGACAAAAACGGATCAAATGCGCACCTCTCAGATACACAGTTGCTAAAGATAGATAAGAAGGAACAGACATCCACTTTGCAATGTCAAGAGAAGATATAG